One Glycine soja cultivar W05 chromosome 2, ASM419377v2, whole genome shotgun sequence genomic region harbors:
- the LOC114399950 gene encoding uncharacterized protein LOC114399950, with protein sequence MSVEILDGATIVGFVEDEEVFNVCVSDLFSQLDTDKDGLLSYAEMLKELQRLRVFETHFGVDVKRDPDELARVYESLFVQFDHDLNGRVDLQEFKEETKQIMLAMANGLGSLPVQMALEHDSLLMKAVQREYFPKIAA encoded by the coding sequence ATGAGTGTGGAAATTCTTGACGGTGCAACCATCGTAGGTTTCGTGGAGGACGAGGAAGTCTTCAACGTGTGCGTGAGCGACCTCTTTTCTCAACTGGACACCGACAAGGACGGTCTTCTCTCTTACGCGGAGATGCTGAAGGAGTTGCAGAGGCTGAGGGTGTTCGAGACCCACTTCGGCGTCGACGTGAAGCGTGACCCAGATGAACTTGCACGTGTGTACGAGTCCCTGTTTGTGCAATTCGACCACGACTTGAATGGAAGGGTTGATCTCCAAGAATTTAAAGAGGAAACGAAGCAGATAATGCTTGCCATGGCGAATGGACTTGGATCTCTCCCTGTTCAAATGGCCCTTGAACATGATAGCCTCCTCATGAAAGCCGTTCAACGAGAGTACTTTCCCAAAATTGCCgcttaa